A single Spirochaetota bacterium DNA region contains:
- a CDS encoding SCP2 sterol-binding domain-containing protein produces the protein MPQELMYLTKEWRDEAERRLKSELTPEKMNFITSSMSNIYLDCPDGKNKYLFFKFVDGKLDTLALGEGEPPDAEFRISGDYQVFAMISRAELGSQKALMTGKLKLKGNMVKALKLAAIADRLNKVLSQIPAQY, from the coding sequence ATGCCCCAGGAATTAATGTATTTAACAAAGGAATGGCGTGATGAAGCTGAACGTCGCCTGAAAAGTGAACTCACACCAGAAAAGATGAATTTTATCACATCATCAATGTCCAATATTTATTTAGACTGCCCTGATGGTAAAAACAAATATCTTTTTTTCAAATTTGTTGATGGCAAGCTTGACACATTAGCCCTTGGTGAGGGTGAACCACCTGATGCTGAGTTCCGCATATCCGGTGACTATCAGGTTTTTGCCATGATTTCCAGAGCCGAGTTAGGTTCACAAAAAGCTCTTATGACAGGAAAATTAAAATTAAAAGGGAATATGGTAAAAGCATTAAAATTAGCAGCTATAGCGGACAGGTTAAATAAAGTATTATCACAAATACCTGCACAATATTAA
- a CDS encoding DNA repair helicase XPB: MTKPLIVQSDNTLLLEVDNPLYEEVRDAILPFAELEKSPEHIHTYRITPLSLWNAASAGLSTKEILERIERYSRYSVPAIVITTIKEQMDRYGLLTLIKRGDTLILQSDDVHIIREIATHKQIQKFIEGQLSEYEIRVKPHNRGHIKQALIKIGFPVEDKAGYVDGDPCPFELRTVTASGMPFEIRDYQKNAIDSFYRSGSEEGGSGVVVLPCGAGKTIVGIGIMHRYQTKTLICVTNTVALRQWIDELLDKTTLTKDMIAEYSGDSKDIKPVTIATYNILTYRRKKEDEFKHFGLFTQNNWGLIIYDEVHLLPAPVFRMTAEIQSKRRLGLTATLVREDGLETDVFSLIGPKKFDMPWKMLEECRWIAKAICTEVRIELPESLRYQYTVAGDRQKFRIASENEKKLHYVEQLLKAHPNDRVLIIGQYIDQLEKIQERFSFPLITGSTPIKEREELYKQFKQGAITRLIVSKVANFSIDLPDANVAIQVSGTFGSRQEEAQRLGRILRPKPGDNTAYFYSLITAHTVEENFAHNRQLFLTEQGYTYIIMNESMFHEKFSS; this comes from the coding sequence ATGACAAAACCACTTATCGTCCAGAGCGACAATACGCTACTACTTGAGGTAGATAATCCCCTGTATGAAGAGGTGAGGGATGCAATTTTGCCTTTTGCTGAGCTTGAAAAAAGCCCCGAGCATATCCACACCTACCGTATAACGCCGTTATCGTTGTGGAATGCAGCCTCAGCTGGCCTTAGTACAAAAGAAATCCTGGAGCGTATTGAGCGATACTCGCGCTATTCTGTTCCTGCAATAGTTATCACCACCATCAAAGAGCAGATGGATCGCTATGGTTTGCTTACCCTGATAAAGCGTGGTGATACCCTCATCCTGCAATCTGATGATGTGCATATTATACGGGAGATAGCTACCCATAAACAGATTCAGAAATTTATTGAAGGGCAGCTTTCTGAGTATGAAATACGCGTAAAGCCTCACAATCGCGGGCATATAAAACAGGCGTTAATAAAGATTGGATTTCCCGTTGAAGATAAAGCGGGATACGTTGATGGTGATCCCTGCCCATTTGAGTTGCGAACTGTTACAGCCAGTGGCATGCCGTTTGAGATTCGTGATTATCAGAAGAATGCAATTGATAGTTTCTATCGCTCAGGAAGTGAAGAGGGTGGAAGCGGTGTGGTTGTGCTGCCCTGTGGTGCAGGCAAAACTATCGTTGGTATTGGCATTATGCACCGGTATCAAACAAAGACGCTCATCTGTGTTACCAACACCGTTGCGCTTCGCCAGTGGATTGATGAGCTATTGGATAAAACTACATTGACTAAAGATATGATTGCTGAGTATTCCGGTGATAGCAAAGACATTAAACCGGTAACTATCGCCACCTATAATATTTTGACATACCGCCGTAAAAAAGAAGATGAATTCAAGCATTTTGGCCTGTTTACACAGAATAACTGGGGCTTAATCATTTACGATGAAGTGCACCTTTTGCCAGCCCCCGTATTTAGAATGACTGCCGAGATACAGTCAAAGCGCCGTTTGGGGCTTACTGCCACACTGGTGCGTGAGGATGGACTGGAAACAGACGTGTTTAGCCTCATTGGGCCAAAAAAATTTGATATGCCCTGGAAGATGCTTGAAGAATGTAGGTGGATTGCAAAGGCTATCTGTACCGAGGTGCGTATTGAATTGCCCGAAAGCTTGCGCTATCAGTATACGGTTGCCGGCGATAGGCAAAAGTTTAGAATTGCTTCGGAGAATGAAAAAAAACTGCATTATGTGGAGCAATTATTAAAGGCTCACCCCAATGACCGTGTTCTTATCATTGGGCAATATATTGACCAGTTAGAAAAGATTCAGGAGCGTTTTTCATTTCCGCTTATTACCGGAAGCACTCCCATAAAAGAACGCGAGGAACTGTATAAACAATTTAAACAGGGTGCCATTACACGGCTTATTGTTTCAAAGGTTGCAAATTTTTCTATAGATCTTCCTGATGCCAATGTTGCCATTCAGGTTTCCGGTACGTTTGGTTCACGCCAGGAAGAGGCACAGCGTTTGGGGCGCATCCTTCGTCCAAAGCCGGGGGACAACACGGCGTATTTTTATTCGCTCATAACGGCACACACCGTTGAGGAAAATTTTGCGCACAACCGCCAGCTTTTCTTAACAGAGCAGGGGTATACCTACATCATCATGAATGAAAGCATGTTCCATGAAAAGTTTAGTTCTTAG
- a CDS encoding TetR/AcrR family transcriptional regulator, which yields MRKKENTEKIYAAALQVFSRYGYKKTTVEDIARELNMTKGNLYLYVKDKKDLYHKTVEFALLRWQNYVRQAIQNEHDPRDKFIIMCQKAVEYLSMDAEFRNILIHDPDIFPMFTNKDPYERINNNSVTMIKNILKEGIEKGLFRPVDISSMSKAIFSIYKMFIIRMYIRSEEKYVRSMFEQTLELITQGLFKQ from the coding sequence ATGAGAAAGAAAGAAAACACTGAAAAAATATATGCCGCTGCTCTTCAGGTTTTTTCCAGATATGGGTATAAAAAAACCACCGTCGAAGATATAGCCAGAGAGCTCAACATGACAAAAGGTAACCTGTATTTATATGTTAAAGATAAAAAGGACCTGTACCACAAGACAGTTGAATTTGCTCTATTGCGCTGGCAAAATTATGTACGTCAGGCAATTCAAAATGAACATGATCCCAGAGATAAATTTATTATTATGTGCCAAAAAGCAGTAGAGTATTTATCCATGGATGCTGAATTTCGCAATATCCTAATACATGACCCTGATATATTCCCCATGTTTACTAATAAAGACCCCTATGAACGTATTAATAATAATTCAGTTACCATGATAAAAAATATCTTAAAAGAGGGAATTGAAAAAGGTCTTTTTAGACCTGTGGATATATCATCGATGTCAAAGGCAATTTTTTCTATTTATAAGATGTTTATTATCCGCATGTACATACGGAGTGAGGAAAAATATGTGCGTTCAATGTTTGAGCAAACACTGGAACTGATTACTCAGGGTTTGTTTAAACAATAA
- a CDS encoding acetate--CoA ligase family protein, with product MKTFFYPKSMVVVGVSLTKINLGKIILLNNLQQAYTGKLYGVSTQEGQIEGIPVYKDILDLPETPDVAIIITPAKTVPEQLEKCGKKGIQHVVIESGGFSEYSQAEQSLEQQVLAIANRYGIKIIGPNCIGTINFEERMFMPFAFFRKELVAGEVSMISQSGGVGNTYLHALPENHIFINKFVSIGNKLMLDEVDFLNYFVNDDEATRIIICYLEGFNRGREFFDIARASEKPIIVHKSNRSPISAKIAQSHTTALSASDAVVDAAFAQAGVIRAEDEEEVILAVKAMQLPPMKGRNVAVLSRSGGHAVISADACSKYNFNLITFPESYIDTIRSLYKTRVISHQNPLDLGEIFDYTIFGKIVEETIKLDEVDGILFNHLYQSEYEAGMSRTFLDTVERLVRVYNKPVMVAMISDAKEMLDINMNHPMPIFNTPYSAAHALAISADYYQKKAMRNNRGIVDTTIMKAVKTHIPYFDTIGKENRDPLLHESIQFCRSIGVPIVNGILIQSAEEIEKTEFQFPIAAKIVSPDAIHKTEVEGVKLNIQTKDQLKDVFEEMKKSLYDYNPNAVFSGVYVHTMAPGGTEFFVGAKKDPVFGPIVVAGLGGIYIELFKDVSIRLAPVTRVEALEMIQELKAARLFEGFRGKEPLDAHAFSDVIVTLSQAIASIEEILDIECNPVMVYSHGCMAVDARIFLQKQKVASPTSL from the coding sequence ATGAAAACATTTTTTTATCCCAAAAGTATGGTTGTTGTAGGTGTTTCTCTGACAAAGATTAATTTAGGTAAGATTATACTTCTTAACAATCTCCAGCAAGCGTATACAGGAAAGCTGTATGGTGTAAGTACACAGGAAGGCCAGATTGAAGGAATACCAGTATATAAAGATATCCTTGATTTGCCTGAAACACCTGATGTTGCCATTATCATTACGCCAGCAAAAACAGTTCCTGAACAGCTGGAAAAATGTGGCAAAAAAGGGATACAGCATGTGGTCATAGAATCGGGTGGCTTCAGTGAATATTCACAAGCAGAGCAATCATTGGAACAACAGGTTCTTGCGATAGCCAACAGGTATGGGATAAAAATTATTGGTCCTAATTGTATTGGTACCATCAACTTTGAAGAACGGATGTTCATGCCGTTTGCATTTTTCCGTAAAGAATTAGTTGCAGGTGAAGTTTCAATGATTTCCCAGAGTGGTGGTGTTGGTAATACCTATCTGCATGCATTGCCTGAAAATCACATATTTATCAATAAATTTGTAAGCATTGGCAATAAACTCATGCTGGATGAGGTGGATTTTCTCAATTATTTTGTCAATGATGATGAAGCAACCAGAATTATTATATGCTACTTAGAAGGATTTAACCGGGGAAGGGAATTTTTTGATATAGCTCGTGCATCAGAAAAACCAATTATAGTACACAAATCAAACAGATCTCCAATTAGTGCAAAGATTGCTCAATCACATACAACAGCACTGTCAGCAAGCGATGCTGTTGTTGATGCTGCATTTGCGCAGGCAGGCGTCATACGTGCTGAAGATGAAGAGGAGGTTATTCTGGCTGTGAAAGCAATGCAGCTTCCACCCATGAAAGGAAGGAATGTGGCAGTATTGTCACGTTCAGGTGGGCATGCAGTTATTTCCGCTGATGCATGTTCCAAGTATAATTTTAATCTTATTACGTTCCCTGAAAGCTATATTGATACAATCCGCAGCCTCTACAAAACACGAGTCATTTCACATCAAAATCCACTGGATTTAGGTGAGATATTTGATTATACAATATTTGGCAAAATTGTTGAAGAGACCATTAAATTAGATGAGGTTGATGGCATTTTATTTAATCATCTATACCAGTCTGAATATGAAGCTGGCATGTCACGCACATTCCTTGATACAGTAGAACGACTGGTGCGTGTATATAACAAACCAGTCATGGTGGCAATGATTTCTGATGCTAAAGAAATGCTTGATATTAATATGAACCATCCAATGCCAATTTTTAATACACCATACAGCGCTGCACATGCACTTGCTATATCTGCTGATTACTATCAAAAAAAGGCAATGCGCAATAACAGAGGCATCGTTGACACTACCATAATGAAAGCAGTTAAAACTCACATCCCATATTTTGATACAATAGGAAAGGAAAACAGGGACCCACTTTTACATGAATCCATACAATTTTGTAGGTCTATTGGGGTACCGATAGTTAATGGAATATTGATCCAATCAGCAGAGGAAATTGAAAAAACAGAATTTCAATTCCCGATCGCTGCCAAGATAGTATCGCCGGATGCCATTCATAAAACTGAGGTTGAAGGTGTTAAACTTAACATTCAAACCAAAGACCAACTCAAAGATGTTTTTGAAGAAATGAAAAAATCATTATACGATTATAATCCCAATGCAGTGTTTTCTGGTGTGTATGTGCACACCATGGCACCGGGTGGAACAGAATTTTTTGTAGGAGCTAAAAAAGATCCAGTTTTTGGGCCGATAGTTGTTGCTGGATTGGGAGGTATTTATATTGAGCTATTCAAGGATGTATCTATTCGACTTGCTCCTGTTACAAGGGTAGAAGCATTGGAGATGATACAGGAGTTGAAAGCAGCACGGTTGTTTGAAGGGTTCAGAGGTAAGGAGCCACTTGACGCCCATGCATTCAGTGATGTCATCGTGACACTGAGTCAAGCAATAGCTTCAATTGAAGAAATTTTAGATATTGAATGCAATCCCGTTATGGTGTATTCACATGGGTGTATGGCTGTTGATGCGCGAATCTTTTTGCAAAAGCAGAAAGTTGCATCACCAACATCATTGTAG
- a CDS encoding MFS transporter, which translates to MEYTVEKLPLWKKIIYALGQLGWSLASFSVGNLLIYFYLPPESADKAIFPAYIYQGYVIGVLTIIGLIYAFGRLWDAITDPIIATMSDRSRSPFGRRRKFLAIGAFPFAILGMLAFMPPVNALSPWNAVWLFIVVTLFYWFMTMYVTPFFAWLSELGHNPKERLFLSTLISITWAIGFAIGSQAVALQSLFEQSYGYSSTKAFQVVMILFSGVSLVLMYLPVIFIDERRYCEPNVSNEGTFEAVRSAFKNKNFLYFTISDLAYWVALTFITTGLVYYVTVLLELDKAVYSQYMIILFALSFLFYVPVNLIAQKIGKKKLLVFAFVLYSSVYVVASMLGWFPIDKNVQGLIIIVMTSLPLAIFGILPNAIIADIAEADGIQTGNFKAGIFFGARTFMSKMGQMIAALLFPSLILLGKTPQNDIGVRLTCAVAFVFCIAGLILFLKYDEKKVLEILATKEKV; encoded by the coding sequence ATGGAATACACAGTTGAAAAGTTACCGTTATGGAAAAAGATCATCTATGCTTTAGGGCAGTTAGGATGGTCATTAGCTTCATTCAGTGTTGGTAATTTATTAATATATTTTTATCTGCCACCAGAGTCAGCTGATAAAGCAATATTTCCGGCATATATCTACCAGGGGTATGTGATTGGAGTGCTAACGATTATTGGACTAATCTACGCCTTTGGAAGGCTGTGGGATGCTATAACCGATCCAATAATTGCAACAATGTCTGATAGGTCACGTTCACCATTTGGACGAAGACGAAAATTTTTAGCCATTGGCGCATTCCCCTTTGCAATACTGGGAATGTTAGCGTTTATGCCACCGGTGAATGCTCTGTCACCATGGAATGCTGTATGGCTTTTTATAGTTGTAACGCTATTTTACTGGTTTATGACTATGTATGTAACGCCATTTTTTGCCTGGCTTTCTGAATTGGGACACAATCCCAAAGAACGGTTGTTTTTAAGTACGTTGATTTCAATAACCTGGGCTATAGGATTTGCCATTGGTTCGCAGGCAGTTGCATTACAGTCATTATTTGAACAAAGCTATGGCTACAGTTCAACAAAAGCATTTCAGGTTGTGATGATACTATTCAGTGGCGTATCACTGGTGTTGATGTATTTGCCGGTTATTTTTATTGATGAACGGCGATATTGTGAGCCCAATGTTTCCAATGAGGGTACCTTTGAGGCAGTACGTTCAGCATTTAAGAATAAAAATTTCTTATATTTTACTATCTCAGATTTAGCGTACTGGGTTGCACTTACATTCATTACAACTGGTTTAGTGTACTATGTAACAGTGTTACTTGAGCTGGATAAGGCTGTGTATTCTCAATATATGATTATTTTGTTTGCATTGAGTTTTCTATTCTATGTTCCGGTAAACTTGATAGCACAGAAGATAGGGAAGAAAAAGCTACTGGTGTTTGCATTTGTGCTGTATTCATCGGTGTATGTGGTGGCATCCATGTTAGGATGGTTCCCAATTGATAAAAATGTACAGGGCTTGATCATCATTGTTATGACGTCTTTACCATTAGCTATTTTTGGAATTTTACCCAATGCTATCATTGCTGATATTGCTGAAGCGGATGGGATACAAACAGGCAATTTTAAAGCTGGGATTTTCTTTGGAGCACGTACCTTCATGTCAAAGATGGGTCAGATGATTGCTGCACTTTTATTCCCATCACTCATATTACTGGGAAAAACACCACAGAATGATATAGGTGTACGATTAACGTGTGCTGTGGCATTTGTATTCTGTATTGCCGGATTAATTCTTTTCTTAAAGTATGATGAAAAGAAGGTTCTTGAGATACTGGCAACAAAAGAAAAGGTGTAA